From uncultured Fusobacterium sp., a single genomic window includes:
- a CDS encoding transporter substrate-binding domain-containing protein, translating to MKKLILLFMILISSFAFGAKKLYVGTNAEFKPYEYLEGDKLVGFDIELMEAIAKEMGYDVHWVNMGFDGLLPALQMKKVDAVIAGMSQTPERKKAVDFSIPYMNSVKGEHYVIVNENSTMTKKEELKGKKVGVQIGTIQEEFTLALGGIPQLYNAWTGALMDLQQDKIAGVIIADVSAEAYLKNMTGLKKIDVVIDNEPGASIAFRKGETELAEAASKAILKLQDNGEYLKILQKYFPEKVEEFLTYQKNKATK from the coding sequence ATGAAAAAATTAATACTACTTTTTATGATTTTAATCTCATCTTTTGCTTTTGGAGCTAAAAAACTTTATGTAGGAACAAATGCTGAGTTTAAACCTTATGAATATTTAGAAGGAGATAAACTTGTTGGATTTGATATTGAACTTATGGAAGCTATTGCTAAAGAGATGGGATATGATGTGCATTGGGTAAATATGGGATTTGATGGATTACTTCCAGCACTACAAATGAAAAAAGTTGATGCTGTTATTGCTGGAATGTCTCAAACTCCTGAAAGAAAAAAAGCTGTTGATTTCTCAATACCATATATGAATAGTGTAAAGGGTGAACACTATGTTATTGTTAATGAAAATAGTACTATGACAAAAAAAGAAGAACTTAAAGGTAAAAAAGTTGGAGTTCAAATTGGAACTATTCAAGAAGAATTTACTTTAGCTCTTGGTGGAATCCCTCAACTATATAACGCTTGGACTGGAGCTTTAATGGATCTACAACAAGATAAAATTGCTGGAGTTATCATTGCTGATGTTTCTGCAGAAGCATATTTAAAAAATATGACTGGACTTAAAAAAATAGATGTTGTTATTGATAATGAACCTGGAGCTTCTATTGCTTTTAGAAAAGGAGAAACTGAACTAGCTGAAGCTGCAAGTAAAGCTATCTTAAAATTACAAGATAATGGAGAATACTTAAAAATATTACAAAAATACTTCCCAGAAAAAGTTGAAGAATTTTTAACTTATCAAAAAAATAAAGCTACTAAATAA
- a CDS encoding PhoU domain-containing protein, translating into MKNLQESLEGLNQHYLELLKNLNRVLDVNIEMLHNQKFEPVLYGECVVVEDIINAFEVKLKEDSIVSIARFQPAAGNLRLLIMLINSARLLERMGDLLKANLVIIREIEKKAPQVSQYLNELLYPMASKIRTIYESYISAFINSDEKALYALLTEDDEIDELSEKNLKALMNIMKASPENVEGGTYLVLLNKKYERFSDHVMHLVVDLVYILKGENLRKLELLEEKKLKK; encoded by the coding sequence ATGAAAAACTTGCAAGAAAGTCTTGAAGGACTTAATCAACATTATTTAGAACTTTTAAAAAATCTTAATAGAGTTTTAGATGTAAATATTGAAATGTTACACAATCAAAAATTTGAGCCTGTTTTATATGGTGAATGTGTAGTTGTAGAAGATATTATAAATGCTTTTGAAGTTAAATTAAAAGAGGATTCTATTGTATCTATTGCTAGATTCCAACCAGCAGCAGGAAACTTAAGATTATTGATTATGTTAATCAATAGTGCTAGACTTTTAGAGAGAATGGGTGACCTTTTAAAAGCTAACTTAGTTATTATTAGAGAAATAGAAAAAAAAGCTCCTCAAGTTTCTCAATATCTAAATGAGTTACTTTATCCAATGGCATCTAAGATAAGAACAATCTATGAAAGCTATATTTCAGCATTCATTAACAGTGATGAAAAAGCTCTTTATGCTCTTTTAACTGAAGATGATGAGATTGATGAATTATCAGAAAAAAATTTAAAAGCCCTTATGAATATTATGAAAGCTTCTCCAGAAAATGTAGAAGGTGGAACTTATCTTGTTCTTCTAAATAAAAAATATGAGAGATTCTCTGACCATGTTATGCATTTAGTTGTGGATCTAGTATATATTTTAAAAGGAGAAAATCTTAGAAAATTAGAGCTTTTAGAAGAAAAGAAATTAAAAAAATAA
- the pstC gene encoding phosphate ABC transporter permease subunit PstC, whose amino-acid sequence MFSIRRFKDSSMKHVLFGVGVSNIIIIFLIFLFIFSNGMKFFGHYSAKDFFFGAKWISLSEFYGLLPLLVGSFWVTLVALIISIPVGIFTAIYIAEYASPKMRTTFKIIIETMSAIPSVVLGFIGLYALSTIVKDLFNLNSGLTALTGGIMLAFMAIPTIVSIADDSLNALDKSYKEASLALGANKVETIFNVLLPAAFPGIFAGIMLGFGRIIGETLTVLMITGNSPILATSPLSPVRTLTATIAAEMGEVVQGSTHYFALFTIGIILFFISFITNSIADRFIQKSRKFN is encoded by the coding sequence ATGTTTTCTATTAGGAGATTTAAAGATTCAAGTATGAAACATGTTCTGTTTGGGGTAGGAGTTTCAAATATAATTATTATATTTCTAATCTTTCTATTTATATTTTCAAATGGAATGAAGTTTTTCGGTCACTATTCTGCAAAGGATTTTTTCTTTGGTGCAAAATGGATATCACTATCTGAGTTTTATGGACTATTACCATTGTTAGTAGGTTCTTTCTGGGTTACTTTAGTAGCACTTATTATATCTATCCCAGTTGGAATTTTTACTGCTATTTACATAGCTGAATATGCTTCTCCAAAAATGAGAACTACATTCAAAATTATAATTGAAACTATGTCAGCTATTCCATCAGTTGTTCTAGGATTCATTGGTCTTTATGCCCTATCTACTATTGTAAAAGATCTTTTCAATCTAAACAGTGGACTTACAGCTCTTACTGGAGGAATAATGCTAGCTTTCATGGCAATTCCAACTATTGTAAGTATAGCTGATGACTCACTTAATGCTCTTGATAAATCATATAAAGAAGCATCTCTTGCTTTAGGAGCTAATAAAGTAGAAACTATATTTAATGTTCTTCTTCCTGCTGCTTTTCCAGGAATCTTTGCTGGAATAATGTTAGGATTTGGAAGAATTATAGGAGAAACTCTTACTGTATTAATGATAACTGGTAACTCTCCTATACTTGCTACATCACCTCTTTCTCCAGTAAGAACATTAACAGCAACAATAGCTGCTGAAATGGGAGAGGTAGTTCAAGGAAGTACTCATTACTTTGCTCTTTTTACAATAGGTATAATTCTTTTCTTCATCAGTTTTATAACTAATAGTATAGCTGATAGATTTATTCAAAAATCAAGAAAATTTAATTAA
- the pstB gene encoding phosphate ABC transporter ATP-binding protein PstB: MNNDDIRILVKNFNFYYGNFQALKNINMEIKRNKVTALIGPSGCGKSTFLRSINRMNDLISGSRYEGEIIFDGKNIFDKDCDIVDLRKNIGMVFQKPNPFPKTIYENLVYAPKLHGEKDKDKLDEIVESSLKSVALWDEVKDKLHKSSLGLSGGQQQRLCIARAISVDPQILLMDEPTSALDPISTAKIEELIRQLEKKYSIIIVTHNMQQASRISEYTGFFYQGVLEEFDKTELIFTTPHKKKTEDYITGKFG, from the coding sequence ATGAATAATGATGATATTAGAATTCTTGTTAAAAACTTTAATTTCTACTATGGAAATTTCCAAGCATTAAAAAATATCAATATGGAAATTAAAAGAAATAAAGTTACTGCTCTTATAGGACCTTCAGGTTGTGGAAAATCTACTTTCCTTAGATCTATCAACAGAATGAACGATTTAATTTCTGGAAGTAGATATGAAGGTGAAATTATATTTGATGGAAAAAATATATTTGATAAAGATTGTGATATAGTTGATTTAAGAAAAAATATTGGAATGGTTTTCCAAAAACCAAATCCATTCCCAAAAACTATCTATGAAAATTTAGTTTATGCTCCTAAATTACATGGGGAAAAAGACAAAGATAAGCTTGATGAAATTGTTGAAAGCTCTTTAAAATCAGTTGCTCTTTGGGATGAAGTAAAGGATAAACTACATAAATCTTCTCTAGGACTTTCAGGAGGACAACAACAAAGATTATGTATAGCAAGAGCTATATCTGTAGATCCTCAAATTCTATTAATGGATGAACCTACATCAGCTCTTGACCCAATATCTACTGCAAAAATTGAAGAATTAATTAGACAATTAGAAAAAAAATATAGCATTATCATAGTTACACACAATATGCAACAAGCTTCAAGAATATCTGAATATACTGGATTTTTCTATCAAGGTGTCTTAGAAGAATTTGACAAAACTGAGCTTATATTTACAACTCCTCATAAGAAGAAAACCGAAGATTATATTACTGGAAAATTTGGATAG
- a CDS encoding phosphate ABC transporter substrate-binding protein, which translates to MKFFRNGMIMALILAGGLGLGQVSEARSKVVQIKGSDTILNASQAIAEKYMSGHKGARIAVTGGGSGVGISALINGTTDIAMASRNIKSKELDQAKAKGMNVDEIVVGYDGITIIANKTNAVKDIDDKTLGKVFRGEITNWKELGGEDAEIVVLSRDSSSGTHEFFKEHIIREGNSKGTQEYGAKTLYMPSNEAIKQEIKSNKYAIGYIGMGYMDNSVEAITVDGVAATPENVLNKTYPIAREVFWYADAAREGEVKGIVDYAVSSEGQEIMKNEGFVPVK; encoded by the coding sequence ATGAAATTTTTTAGAAATGGAATGATAATGGCTTTAATATTAGCTGGGGGACTAGGGTTAGGACAAGTATCAGAAGCAAGATCAAAAGTTGTACAAATAAAAGGATCAGATACAATCCTAAATGCTTCTCAAGCAATAGCAGAAAAATATATGAGTGGACATAAAGGAGCAAGAATAGCAGTAACTGGTGGAGGATCAGGAGTAGGAATATCAGCTTTAATAAATGGAACAACTGATATAGCTATGGCTTCAAGAAATATTAAATCAAAAGAGTTAGATCAAGCTAAAGCAAAAGGTATGAATGTAGATGAAATAGTAGTTGGATATGATGGAATTACAATAATAGCTAATAAAACAAATGCAGTAAAAGATATAGATGATAAAACTCTAGGAAAAGTATTTAGAGGAGAAATTACAAACTGGAAAGAACTAGGTGGAGAAGATGCTGAAATAGTAGTTCTATCAAGAGATTCATCTTCAGGAACTCATGAATTCTTTAAAGAACATATCATTAGAGAAGGAAACTCTAAAGGAACTCAAGAATATGGTGCAAAAACACTATATATGCCTTCAAATGAAGCTATAAAACAAGAGATTAAATCTAATAAATATGCAATTGGATATATTGGAATGGGATATATGGATAACAGTGTAGAAGCAATAACAGTAGATGGAGTAGCTGCAACACCAGAAAATGTACTTAACAAAACTTATCCAATAGCTAGAGAAGTATTCTGGTATGCAGATGCTGCAAGAGAAGGAGAAGTTAAGGGAATAGTAGATTATGCAGTTTCTTCTGAAGGACAAGAAATAATGAAAAATGAAGGATTTGTTCCAGTAAAATAA
- a CDS encoding M20 family metallopeptidase, whose amino-acid sequence MNNLTEKLSTLFEAHKEEFKELNEYLYNNPELGLKEVKACAAHTAILKKYGFEVETGFAGLPTAFIGKFTLGKETPKIAILAEYDALPGVGHGCGHNIFGVTSVAAGIMVKNIMESENIQGQILVIGTPAEETNGAKVDMANQGIFDNIDVAMAVHPCGEAHFRSGSSQAMEAIQFTFKGKTAHAAGAPHEGINALDGVLMLFNSVNALRQQTIETARIHGIITNGGKAANIIPDLAVANFYVRAKTLDYLKGLVERVKNCAKGAALATGTTLEMMNYETSFADLVTNKKLSETYEKNLRSLGVTDIRSKESGGSTDMGDVSHCCPTIHPNFPLTTKHLTGHSVEFACASIAPEAYKGMKEASISMVLTALDIFKDPELLKEIKEEFNTTFKK is encoded by the coding sequence ATGAATAATTTAACAGAAAAACTTTCAACACTTTTTGAAGCTCACAAAGAGGAATTTAAAGAACTTAATGAGTATCTTTATAACAACCCAGAATTAGGTTTAAAAGAAGTTAAAGCTTGTGCTGCTCACACTGCAATCTTAAAAAAATATGGTTTTGAAGTTGAAACTGGTTTTGCTGGATTACCAACTGCTTTTATCGGAAAATTTACTTTAGGTAAAGAAACTCCTAAAATTGCAATACTTGCTGAATATGATGCTCTTCCAGGTGTTGGACATGGATGTGGACATAATATTTTTGGTGTAACAAGTGTAGCTGCTGGTATCATGGTAAAAAATATTATGGAAAGTGAAAATATTCAAGGACAAATCCTAGTTATTGGAACTCCTGCTGAAGAAACAAATGGGGCTAAAGTTGATATGGCTAATCAAGGTATCTTTGATAATATTGATGTGGCAATGGCTGTACATCCATGTGGTGAAGCTCATTTTAGAAGTGGAAGTTCTCAAGCAATGGAAGCTATTCAATTTACTTTTAAAGGGAAAACAGCTCATGCTGCTGGGGCTCCTCATGAAGGAATAAACGCTCTTGATGGTGTTCTAATGTTATTTAACTCAGTAAATGCTTTAAGACAACAAACTATAGAAACTGCTAGAATACATGGAATTATAACTAATGGTGGAAAGGCAGCTAATATTATCCCTGATCTTGCCGTAGCAAACTTCTATGTAAGAGCTAAAACTCTTGACTACTTAAAAGGATTAGTTGAAAGAGTTAAAAATTGTGCTAAAGGAGCTGCCCTTGCTACTGGAACTACATTAGAGATGATGAACTATGAAACAAGTTTTGCTGACCTTGTAACAAATAAAAAGCTTTCTGAAACTTATGAAAAAAATCTTCGTTCTTTAGGAGTAACTGATATAAGATCTAAAGAGAGTGGAGGTTCTACAGATATGGGAGATGTAAGCCATTGTTGTCCTACTATTCATCCTAACTTCCCATTGACAACTAAACATCTTACTGGGCACAGTGTAGAGTTTGCTTGCGCTTCTATTGCTCCTGAAGCTTATAAAGGAATGAAAGAAGCCTCTATATCTATGGTACTTACTGCATTAGATATATTTAAAGATCCTGAACTTTTAAAAGAGATCAAAGAAGAATTTAATACTACATTTAAAAAATAG
- the pstA gene encoding phosphate ABC transporter permease PstA, protein MILVKKKKEKVVENLIKIIGILSIVPVFIILGYIIFKGVSAISWDFLTKMPEDGMRAGGIFPAIVGTIWLTVGTILISVPFGVLTGIYLVEYAKDNWLTRIINLTIINLAGIPSIIYGLFGMALFVIFLEFDVSILSGSLTLGIMCLPVIITSTRESLLAIPNHLREASLALGATKWETITKVILPAALPGILTGVILSISRAAGETAPIMFTAVAFYLPFLPETPWDQVMALPYHLYVISTQVPNMPLEYMTGTLFVLVVITISFNLIGAAIRQKFNKNN, encoded by the coding sequence ATGATTTTAGTCAAGAAGAAAAAAGAAAAAGTAGTTGAAAATTTAATTAAAATAATTGGTATTCTCTCTATTGTTCCAGTATTTATAATATTAGGTTATATAATTTTTAAAGGTGTCTCAGCTATTTCATGGGATTTCTTAACTAAGATGCCTGAAGATGGAATGAGAGCTGGAGGAATCTTCCCAGCAATCGTTGGAACTATATGGCTTACTGTAGGAACTATTCTTATATCTGTTCCTTTTGGAGTTTTAACTGGAATCTACTTAGTTGAATATGCAAAAGACAACTGGCTAACTAGAATAATAAATCTAACAATTATTAACTTAGCTGGTATACCTAGTATTATCTATGGACTTTTCGGTATGGCTCTATTTGTAATCTTTCTAGAATTTGATGTGTCTATTCTTTCTGGATCATTAACACTTGGAATTATGTGCCTTCCAGTAATAATAACATCTACTAGAGAATCACTTTTAGCTATACCTAATCATTTAAGAGAAGCATCTCTTGCTTTAGGAGCTACAAAATGGGAAACTATTACAAAAGTAATTCTTCCTGCTGCTCTTCCTGGAATACTTACTGGAGTTATCCTTAGTATTTCAAGAGCTGCTGGAGAAACTGCTCCAATAATGTTTACTGCTGTAGCCTTTTACTTACCATTTTTACCAGAAACACCTTGGGATCAAGTAATGGCTCTACCTTATCACCTATATGTTATATCTACTCAAGTTCCTAATATGCCTCTTGAGTATATGACTGGTACTCTATTTGTTCTAGTTGTTATCACAATTAGCTTTAACCTTATTGGAGCTGCAATTAGACAAAAATTTAATAAAAATAATTAA
- a CDS encoding response regulator transcription factor, which translates to MKILIVEDDKEIQELISYFLTKEGYEVDRASDGLEGLKLLREKKHDLVVLDLMLPNLDGKNFAKIVKDISSEYGEPIIIMLTAKTEIEDVLEGLEIGADDYMKKPFDPRELVLRIKKFLKNKNREVKVEKYKFKNIEIDESRHTVTFNGEEVEFSKKEYDLLLLLVQNKDLVITRDKILDRVWNSNYYTGDRTVDVYISKLRDKIPELAECIKTVKGVGYKLEEKR; encoded by the coding sequence ATGAAAATTTTAATAGTAGAAGATGACAAAGAGATACAAGAATTGATTTCTTATTTTTTAACAAAAGAGGGCTATGAAGTAGATAGAGCCTCTGATGGTTTAGAAGGATTAAAACTGTTAAGAGAGAAAAAACATGATTTAGTAGTTTTAGATCTAATGTTACCAAATTTAGATGGGAAAAATTTTGCTAAAATAGTAAAAGATATATCTTCTGAATATGGAGAACCAATAATAATAATGCTTACTGCTAAAACAGAGATAGAAGATGTGTTAGAAGGGCTTGAAATAGGTGCAGATGATTATATGAAAAAACCTTTTGACCCTAGAGAGTTAGTTTTAAGAATTAAGAAATTCTTAAAAAATAAAAATAGAGAAGTAAAAGTTGAAAAATATAAATTTAAAAATATAGAGATAGATGAAAGTAGACATACAGTAACTTTCAATGGAGAAGAAGTAGAATTTTCTAAAAAAGAGTATGATCTATTATTGCTATTAGTTCAAAATAAAGACTTAGTAATAACAAGGGATAAGATTTTAGATAGAGTTTGGAATAGTAATTACTATACAGGGGATAGAACTGTAGATGTATATATTTCTAAACTTAGAGATAAGATACCAGAATTAGCTGAGTGCATAAAGACAGTGAAAGGAGTTGGCTACAAATTAGAAGAAAAGAGATAA
- a CDS encoding helix-turn-helix transcriptional regulator, which produces MLDILKIKGRLKRVLGKKSKRNKIIGICLFIFIIITLTSYNEVRIINLEEKVNSQRLYNDLARKAEVVTMTLYDFKSSDKYKNYVMSLASNQNIPYNKTQLFLELKKRNSVYGKLGYLVSVADNVSSSVITLNGTTDKKEFYNSIGFPVDTEKREKYVNYFKEDINIYFDDIKTQNDIIISYIISLERNNFFSEIMPNAERWFIYSNDELFNLGNNNNKIDKIKENLVEILNNRKTDLFNDEGYIERLLGKKFHIFYLPSFDLTLLYIQPPINILQIVFYEFAKVFFLCAIIYIIVLIGRHFIIIPIKELAKKMGYIKNKDEKEIEYIENKIEEIQNINLSLQNKVLTLRNYQKQKRIKEFLTGITEHLDFNILNEISEIFKVKSYRVVIMEIFDIDSIENIFDKFNLSKDLVLKYFSEEVKCEVVGIDYKSIAFILEECLTREELEEVLKCLVSHIDRNFNLKFSLVVTNVYNDVLQMPKAYRTAKKMLDYKYIYKQNSVIFQDKIKENSFNKYYYPIEVESKLILRTLSSNEISVKRIIEEMFNQKSGQVIDKKYVREFGVLLYNTLNRILLQLNEVNENIDIKAYKINEILEINNAIDLKNIFQEKILSICKLTKMEEENDIESVKIKIERYLEENYMIDISLENLADHLGHSFKYTSVLFKKVMGDNFKNYLSIYRIEKSKEIMQGNSGLRIKDLAELVGYNSSNTFIRTFRKYEGVSPGKYFGIIEE; this is translated from the coding sequence TTATAATGAGGTTAGAATTATAAATTTAGAAGAGAAAGTTAATAGTCAAAGATTATACAATGATTTAGCAAGAAAAGCTGAAGTTGTAACTATGACTTTATATGATTTTAAATCTAGTGATAAATATAAAAATTATGTGATGAGTTTAGCAAGTAATCAAAATATACCATATAATAAAACTCAACTTTTTTTAGAGTTAAAAAAAAGAAATAGTGTTTATGGAAAATTAGGATATTTAGTAAGTGTAGCAGATAATGTTTCTAGTTCAGTGATAACATTGAATGGAACAACTGATAAAAAAGAATTTTATAATTCAATAGGATTTCCAGTAGATACAGAAAAAAGAGAAAAATATGTGAACTATTTTAAAGAGGACATAAATATTTATTTTGATGATATAAAAACTCAAAATGATATTATTATAAGCTATATAATCTCTTTAGAAAGAAATAACTTTTTTTCTGAAATTATGCCAAATGCTGAAAGATGGTTTATTTATAGCAATGATGAGTTATTTAATTTAGGAAATAATAATAATAAAATAGATAAGATTAAAGAAAATTTAGTTGAAATTCTAAATAATAGGAAAACAGATTTATTTAATGATGAAGGTTACATAGAGAGATTACTAGGGAAAAAATTTCATATATTTTATTTGCCATCTTTTGATTTAACTTTATTATATATTCAACCACCAATAAATATTTTACAAATAGTTTTTTATGAATTTGCTAAGGTATTTTTTCTATGTGCAATAATTTATATTATAGTTTTAATAGGAAGACATTTTATAATAATTCCAATTAAAGAGTTAGCCAAAAAAATGGGATATATAAAAAATAAAGATGAAAAAGAGATAGAATATATTGAAAATAAAATAGAGGAGATACAAAATATTAATTTATCATTACAAAATAAAGTATTAACTCTTAGAAACTATCAAAAACAAAAAAGAATAAAAGAGTTTCTCACTGGAATTACAGAGCATTTGGATTTTAATATTTTGAATGAGATTTCAGAGATATTTAAAGTAAAAAGTTATAGAGTTGTTATAATGGAGATTTTTGATATTGACTCTATAGAGAATATTTTTGATAAATTTAATCTTTCTAAAGATCTTGTTTTAAAATATTTTTCAGAAGAAGTAAAGTGTGAAGTTGTAGGAATTGATTATAAAAGTATAGCTTTTATATTAGAGGAATGTTTAACAAGAGAGGAATTGGAAGAAGTTTTAAAATGTTTAGTTTCTCATATTGATAGAAATTTCAATTTAAAATTTAGCTTGGTAGTAACTAATGTATATAATGATGTATTACAGATGCCAAAAGCTTATAGAACAGCTAAAAAGATGTTAGACTATAAATATATTTACAAACAAAATAGTGTAATTTTTCAAGATAAGATAAAGGAAAATAGCTTTAATAAGTATTATTACCCTATTGAAGTTGAATCAAAGCTTATATTAAGAACTTTAAGTTCTAATGAGATAAGTGTTAAGAGAATAATAGAGGAGATGTTTAATCAAAAATCAGGGCAGGTAATAGATAAAAAATATGTTAGAGAATTTGGAGTATTACTTTATAATACGTTAAATAGAATACTTTTACAATTAAATGAAGTAAATGAAAATATTGATATTAAAGCTTATAAAATCAATGAGATACTAGAGATTAATAATGCTATAGACTTGAAAAATATTTTCCAAGAAAAAATACTATCTATATGTAAACTTACTAAGATGGAAGAGGAAAATGATATAGAAAGTGTAAAAATAAAGATAGAAAGATATCTTGAAGAAAACTATATGATAGATATTTCATTAGAAAATCTAGCTGATCATTTAGGACACTCTTTTAAATATACAAGTGTATTATTTAAAAAAGTCATGGGAGATAATTTTAAAAACTATTTAAGTATATATAGAATAGAAAAATCTAAAGAGATTATGCAGGGAAATAGTGGCTTAAGAATAAAAGACTTAGCTGAATTAGTAGGATATAATAGTTCTAATACATTTATTAGAACATTTAGAAAATATGAAGGTGTATCTCCTGGAAAATATTTTGGAATAATAGAAGAGTAA